Proteins encoded by one window of Labrus bergylta chromosome 2, fLabBer1.1, whole genome shotgun sequence:
- the ccdc125 gene encoding coiled-coil domain-containing protein 125 yields MQAVGGACSLDDDMLDGDLGDGMEVGAAHRSRRMKSQSFSGPSETPPSTAGRLRSSWQADEDTWIHGLKSTETLQRARWKLQCSGSLADLSKDELRYRLQEATEVIDVLCCELEVAHQYFEGKYKALKILQGKAILDKATCHTKSVLQKSEEKAKALEKEVNSLQWEISFSQVQMKKGQQSWEHQYNRVLSENRTLTENLEQRESEIQQLRAENSALSRQCLELLSMLNIKEQRVYQETKPQYSLDRDSGILEMAVLGACRCVGVSEVCPCSRTAAASRKQLIQLQQELDAQCLRREEAVMVADAFRIAFEQQLKKRSEHFLMLAEANILKSNHCRAEGANKSPRLSVSQRLRGLLPSGLEVKMSDEMLETLYKLLDLLNDKDEALAHQRKVSIMLAHNAEELQRQLHIDSRRQSSEQPQSRIPSKRPGQTCRRSLSHHKGQKSKTQPSDPSESRILSIPGKEPLRNQIQAHASESKTQVKASSEFNIQAQENLTESQVQPGQPPCQPESRTKPSLSESELSHSPQTSIQLIHNHKEPDPVIQQMNPLEETQEPIRNQIQSNKSESKTKQISTKSNNQIQSRLQPGPPLSLSESRNDNDLPQTKSKIQQPVSPESYSQPQSNHRNHKSEILDSDPSSTRVPSRKPPRPSGIQSPTVTPESQAQDTSDFKIPEQQQQQQPQPELPEAMVQPEPPPSPSESRTEPQELSDPPQTIIQPVPNHKRPESVIQINTSDSWIPSKQSQGSLKNQIQKTSDSPESKNHSQDQTKSMFRVQHPNTATTRPARVPASAKTTTKSVRVQD; encoded by the exons ATGCAGGCGGTGGGCGGGGCCTGCAGTCTGGACGATGACATGCTGGATGGAGACCTGGGGGACGGGATGGAGGTCGGAGCTGCTCACAGGTCCAGAAGGATGAAGAGTCAGAGCTTTAGTGGACCCTCAGAGACGCCGCCGAGCACAGCAGGCAGACTCAGGAGTAGCTGGCAGGCAGATGAGGACACATGGATCCACGGACTAAAGAGCACAGAGACCCTGCAGAGAGCCCGCTGGAAGCTGCAGTGCTCAG GGTCCCTGGCTGATCTGTCCAAAGACGAGCTGAGATACAGACTGCAGGAAGCCACTGAG GTGATAGACGTGCTGTGCTGTGAGTTGGAGGTGGCACATCAATACTTTGAAGGCAAATATAAAGCTCTGAAGATCTTACAGGGGAAg GCCATTCTGGACAAAGCCACGTGTCACACCAAGAGTGTTCTGCAGAAGAGTGAGGAGAAGGCCAAAGCCCTGGAGAAG GAGGTGAACAGTCTGCAGTGGGAGATCAGCTTCAGTCAGGTCCAGATGAAGAAGGGTCAGCAGTCCTGGGAGCACCAGTACAACAG GGTTTTGAGTGAGAATCGGACTCTGACTGAAAAcctggagcagagagagagtgagatccAGCAGCTGCGAGCAGAAAACTCAG CTCTGAGTCGGCAGTGTTTGGAGCTGCTGTCCATGTTGAATATAAAGGAGCAGAGAGTTTACCAAGAAACCAAACCACAGTACAGCCTAGACAGAGACTCTGGTATCCTGGAG ATGGCAGTGTTGGGGGCGTGCAGGTGTGTCGGTGTATCTGAAGTTTGTCCGTGCAGTCGGACTGCAGCCGCCAGCAGAAAGCAGCTCATCCAGCTACAGCAGGAG CTGGATGCTCAGTGtttgaggagggaggaggcagtgatGGTTGCTGATGCATTTCGTATCGCCTTCGAGCAGCAGCTGAAGAAACGCAGTGAACACTTCCTCATGCTCGCTGAAGCTAACATTCTAAAATCGAATCACTGCAGAGCTgaag GTGCTAACAAGAGTCCTCGACTCAGTGTAAGTCAGAGGTTGAGAGGATTACTCCCGTCAGGTCTGGAGGTGAAGATGTCGGATGAAATGTTAGAGACTCTCTACAAACTGCTGGACCTG ttGAATGATAAGGATGAGGCTCTGGCCCACCAGAGAAAGGTCAGCATCATGTTGGCCCACAATGCtgaggagctgcagagacaaCTGCACATAGACTCACGCCGCCAGTCCTCAGAGCAACCACAGTCCAGGATCCCATCAAAGCGACCTGGACAGACATGCCGCCGCTCACTGTCACACCATAAAGGCCAGAAGTCGAAAACCCAACCATCAGACCCATCAGAGTCCAGGATCCTTTCTATACCAGGAAAAGAACCACTAAGGAACCAGATCCAGGCACACGCATCAGAGTCCAAGACCCAAGTAAAAGCCTCCTCAGAGTTCAACATCCAGGCACAGGAAAATCTGACAGAGTCTCAGGTTCAGCCAGGACAACCACCATGTCAGCCAGAGTCCAGGACTAAACCAAGTCTGTCAGAGTCAGAGCTGTCTCATTCACCACAGACCTCCATCCAGCTGATCCACAACCACAAGGAGCCTGATCCTGTAATCCAGCAGATGAATCCATtagaagaaacacaagaaccaatCAGGAACCAGATCCAGTCAAACAAATCTGAGTCCAAGACAAAACAAATCTCAACAAAATCCAACAACCAGATACAATCCAGACTTCAGCCAGGACCACCACTCAGTCTGTCAGAGTCCAGGAATGATAATGATCTACCACAGACAAAGTCTAAGATACAACAACCAGTCTCACCAGAGTCCTACAGTCAGCCACAGTCCAACCACAGGAACCACAAGTCTGAAATCCTGGACTCAGATCCATCAAGTACCAGGGTCCCATCAAGGAAACCGCCAAGACCATCAGGGATCCAGAGCCCAACTGTTACTCCAGAGTCTCAGGCACAAGACACATCCGATTTTAAAATacctgaacaacaacaacaacaacaaccacaaccagAGCTTCCAGAGGCCATGGTTCAACCAGAACCACCACCAAGTCCATCAGAGTCCAGGACTGAACCACAGGAGCTTTCAGACCCACCACAGACCATCATCCAACCGGTCCCCAATCACAAGAGACCTGAGTCTGTGATCCAGATTAATACATCAGATTCCTGGATCCCATCAAAACAATCACAAGGATCATTAAAGAACCAGATTCAGAAAACATCAGACTCACCAGAGTCCAAGAACCATTCGCAAGACCAGACGAAAAGTATGTTTAGAGTCCAACatccaaacacagcaacaacCAGACCTGCCAGAGTCCCAGCTTCAGCCAAGACTACCACTAAGTCTGTCAGAGTCCAGGACTGA